From Lepus europaeus isolate LE1 chromosome 3, mLepTim1.pri, whole genome shotgun sequence, a single genomic window includes:
- the SOX4 gene encoding transcription factor SOX-4 — protein MVQQTNNAENTEALLAGESSDSGAGLELAIASSPTPGSTASTGGKADDPSWCKTPSGHIKRPMNAFMVWSQIERRKIMEQSPDMHNAEISKRLGKRWKLLKDSDKIPFIREAERLRLKHMADYPDYKYRPRKKVKSGNANASSSAAAAAAASKPGEKGDKVGGGGGGGGGGGGNAGGGGGGGASGGGGANSKPAQKKSCGSKVAGGAGGGASKPHAKLVLAGGGGGGGGGKAAAAAAAASFAAEQAGAAALLPLGAAADHHHHHALYKARTPGASAAASAAAAASATLAAPAKPLAEKKVKRVYLFGGLGAAASPVGGVGAGADPSDPLGLYEEGGAGCSPDAPSLSGRSSAASSPAAGRSPADHRGYASLRAASPAPSSAPSHASSSSSSSASSSSGSSSSDDEFEDDLLDLHPSSNFESMSLGSFSSSSALDRDLDFNFEPGSGSHFEFPDYCTPEVSEMISGDWLESSISNLVFTY, from the coding sequence ATGGTGCAGCAAACCAACAACGCCGAGAACACGGAAGCGCTGCTGGCCGGCGAGAGCTCGGACTCGGGCGCCGGCCTCGAGCTGGCCATCGCCTCGTCGCCCACGCCCGGCTCCACCGCCTCCACGGGCGGCAAGGCCGACGACCCGAGCTGGTGCAAGACGCCGAGCGGGCACATCAAGCGGCCCATGAACGCCTTCATGGTGTGGTCGCAGATCGAGCGGCGCAAGATCATGGAGCAGTCGCCCGACATGCACAACGCCGAGATCTCCAAGCGGCTGGGCAAACGCTGGAAGCTGCTCAAAGACAGCGACAAGATCCCTTTCATCCGGGAGGCGGAGCGGCTGCGCCTCAAGCACATGGCTGACTACCCCGACTACAAGTACCGGCCCAGGAAGAAGGTGAAGTCCGGCAACGCCAACGCCAGctcctcggccgccgccgccgccgccgcctccaagCCCGGGGAGAAGGGAGACAAGGTcggtggcggcggcgggggcggcggcggcggcggcggcaacgcggggggaggaggcggcggcggcgcgagcggcggcggcggcgccaaCTCCAAACCGGCGCAGAAGAAGAGCTGCGGCTCCAAAGTggccggcggcgcgggcggcggggccAGCAAGCCGCACGCCAAGCTCGTCctggcgggcggcggcggcggcggcggtggcgggaaagctgcggccgccgccgccgccgcctccttcgCCGCCGAGCAGGCGGGGGCCgctgccctgctgcccctgggCGCCGCCGCcgaccaccaccatcaccacgcGCTGTACAAGGCGCGGACTCCCGGCGCCTCGGCCGCGGCCTCCGCGGCGGCCGCGGCCTCCGCCACCCTGGCGGCGCCCGCCAAGCCCCTGGCTGAGAAGAAGGTCAAGCGCGTCTACCTGTTCGGCGGCCTGGGCGCCGCGGCGTCCCCCGTGGGCGGCGTGGGCGCGGGCGCGGACCCCAGCGACCCGCTGGGCCTGTACGAGGAGGGCGGCGCGGGCTGCTCGCCCGACGCGCCGAGCCTGAGCGGCCGCAGCAGCGCGGCGTCGTCGCCGGCCGCCGGCCGCTCGCCCGCCGACCACCGCGGCTACGCCAGCCTGCGCGCCGCCTCGCCCGCCCCGTCCAGCGCGCCCTCGCAcgcgtcgtcgtcgtcgtcgtcgtccgCGTCCTCCTCCTCGGGCTCCTCGTCTTCCGACGACGAGTTCGAGGACGACCTGCTCGACCTGCACCCCAGCTCAAACTTTGAGAGCATGTCCCTGGGCAGCTTCAGCTCGTCGTCGGCGCTCGACCGGGACCTGGACTTTAACTTCGAGCCGGGCTCCGGCTCGCACTTCGAGTTCCCGGACTACTGCACGCCCGAGGTGAGCGAGATGATCTCGGGAGACTGGCTCGAGTCCAGCATCTCCAACCTGGTCTTCACCTACTGA